In Staphylococcus lloydii, the following proteins share a genomic window:
- a CDS encoding Bax inhibitor-1/YccA family protein, whose protein sequence is MAEASQQTKNYNMKKNKDQAKAYGKVWLFFVYYWIIFGIGCYFGQFLPMSWRKPLSIALLVLVLITLFTNRARKSGLVISHIYTVVVGLLAYATFTSYLQNLGEEVFYKNVILAIAAFIVFGLIGYFLIGNASSMGKYLFVTLIALVIAGIVGMFIHNPIFHTIITVVGLLLFLLYTLYDFNRMKRGKFSPREMGFNLFINLLHIIKYVLNLAVRMNKR, encoded by the coding sequence ATGGCGGAAGCTTCGCAACAAACAAAGAATTATAATATGAAGAAAAATAAAGACCAAGCAAAAGCATACGGTAAAGTATGGTTATTCTTTGTATATTATTGGATAATCTTTGGAATTGGCTGTTATTTTGGACAGTTTTTACCAATGTCTTGGCGTAAACCATTATCCATTGCACTATTAGTGCTCGTATTAATTACGTTATTTACTAATCGAGCTCGTAAATCAGGTTTAGTGATATCTCATATCTATACTGTCGTAGTTGGTTTGTTAGCATATGCGACATTTACCAGTTATTTACAAAATTTAGGTGAAGAGGTATTTTACAAAAACGTTATCTTAGCGATAGCTGCATTTATTGTATTTGGACTTATCGGTTATTTCCTAATCGGGAACGCCTCTAGTATGGGGAAATACTTATTCGTAACATTAATTGCATTAGTAATAGCAGGTATCGTAGGAATGTTTATTCATAATCCAATATTCCATACAATAATTACGGTCGTAGGGTTACTGTTATTCTTATTATATACGCTATACGATTTTAACCGTATGAAACGAGGTAAATTCTCACCGAGAGAAATGGGCTTCAACTTGTTTATTAACTTACTACACATAATTAAATACGTGTTAAATTTAGCCGTACGCATGAACAAAAGATAA
- a CDS encoding DUF47 domain-containing protein produces the protein MFNKKKDKFMVQLEEMVFNLDRAAIEFGKMDFNTHLDLKAYSDNIKTYESHGDDLMHQVISDLNQTFITPIEREDILSLCNAIDDVLDAIEETSGMFEMYSIEYTDEYMAEFVDNIQKAVAEMKLAVGLLVDKKLSHMRIHSINIKEFETNCDGILRQSIKHIFNSETDPITLIKIKEIYESLEDIADKCQVVANNFETIIMKNS, from the coding sequence ATGTTTAATAAGAAAAAAGACAAATTCATGGTACAACTAGAGGAAATGGTGTTTAACCTAGACCGCGCTGCGATTGAATTTGGGAAAATGGATTTTAACACACACTTAGACTTAAAAGCATATTCAGACAATATTAAGACTTATGAATCACATGGTGACGATTTAATGCATCAAGTGATTTCAGATTTGAATCAAACATTCATTACACCTATTGAACGTGAAGATATTTTATCTTTATGTAATGCAATTGATGATGTGCTTGATGCAATTGAAGAAACATCAGGCATGTTCGAAATGTACTCAATAGAATATACTGATGAGTACATGGCAGAATTTGTTGATAATATCCAAAAAGCAGTTGCTGAAATGAAATTAGCTGTGGGATTATTAGTAGATAAAAAGTTATCTCATATGCGTATACATTCTATTAATATTAAAGAATTTGAAACTAACTGTGATGGTATTTTACGTCAATCTATCAAACATATTTTCAATAGTGAAACAGATCCTATTACATTAATTAAAATTAAAGAAATATATGAAAGTTTAGAAGATATTGCCGATAAATGCCAAGTTGTGGCAAATAATTTTGAAACAATTATTATGAAAAATAGCTAA
- a CDS encoding LysR family transcriptional regulator, with translation MKIDDYRLITTLDETKTLRKAAEILYISQPAVTQRLKAIENAFGVEIFIRTKKQLITTTEGSMIIEHAKEMLKKERLFLDKMQAHIGEVNGTISIGCSSLIGQTLLPEVLNLYTRQFPNVEIQVQVGSSEQIKANHRDYHVMIIRGNKIMNLNNTHLFNDEHYFIHPHHRRDEVNKLPFIEFQADPVYINQIKEWYSNHLGQDYHAMITVDQVATCKEMLLNGVGVTILPEIMMKNMDKEQFDFKRVDIESQPLIRSTYLSYDASMVQLPQVESFINLVLEYVK, from the coding sequence ATGAAGATTGACGATTATCGTTTAATTACGACTTTAGATGAAACTAAAACGTTAAGAAAAGCTGCCGAAATATTATATATTTCTCAACCAGCTGTGACACAAAGATTAAAAGCAATCGAAAATGCTTTTGGTGTCGAAATTTTTATACGTACGAAAAAACAATTAATAACAACGACAGAAGGTTCAATGATTATTGAACATGCAAAAGAAATGTTGAAAAAAGAACGATTATTTTTAGATAAAATGCAAGCTCATATTGGTGAGGTTAACGGTACCATATCGATAGGGTGCTCATCTCTTATTGGACAAACTTTGTTGCCTGAAGTACTTAACTTATATACTCGTCAATTTCCAAACGTTGAGATCCAAGTGCAAGTCGGTTCCAGTGAACAAATTAAAGCAAACCATAGAGACTATCACGTCATGATTATCAGAGGAAATAAGATAATGAACTTAAATAACACGCATTTATTTAATGATGAACATTACTTTATTCACCCACATCATAGACGTGATGAAGTTAATAAACTTCCATTCATTGAATTTCAAGCTGACCCAGTATACATAAATCAAATTAAAGAATGGTATAGCAATCACTTAGGGCAAGATTATCATGCTATGATAACGGTAGATCAAGTTGCAACTTGTAAAGAAATGCTCCTAAACGGCGTAGGAGTTACAATTTTACCTGAAATTATGATGAAAAATATGGATAAAGAACAGTTTGATTTTAAACGTGTCGATATTGAGTCACAGCCTTTAATCCGTTCTACATATTTAAGTTATGATGCAAGTATGGTACAACTTCCACAAGTAGAATCATTTATTAATTTGGTGTTGGAATACGTTAAATAA
- a CDS encoding inorganic phosphate transporter has translation MEYILIVTIAIVIFSLLFDFINGFHDTANAVATAVSTRALTPKTAIFLAAIMNFIGALTFTGVAGTITKDIVDPFKLENGLVVVLSAILAAIIWNLVTWLYGIPSSSSHALIGSIAGAAIASQGSFAVLHYEGFTKIIVVLLLSPVVAFIVGFIIYSIVKIVFKNANLTKTNRNFRFFQIFTASLQSFSHGTNDAQKSMGIITLALIVANIQTGSSVEPQLWVKIACATAMGLGTAVGGWKIIKTVGGNIMKIRPANGAAADLSSALTIFVASSLHFPLSTTHVVSSSILGVGSSNRIKGVKWKTAQRMIITWVITLPCSAILAALIFYVVNLII, from the coding sequence ATGGAATATATTTTAATCGTCACTATAGCTATCGTAATATTTTCACTATTATTTGACTTTATCAATGGCTTTCATGATACTGCCAATGCTGTAGCGACTGCCGTTTCAACTAGAGCACTAACGCCTAAAACTGCAATTTTTCTTGCCGCAATAATGAACTTTATTGGTGCATTAACTTTTACAGGTGTTGCTGGAACAATCACGAAGGATATTGTAGACCCGTTCAAACTTGAAAATGGGCTTGTTGTAGTGTTATCAGCTATCTTGGCCGCAATTATTTGGAACTTAGTTACATGGCTTTATGGTATTCCAAGTTCCTCATCACATGCTTTAATTGGTTCTATCGCAGGTGCGGCTATTGCGTCGCAAGGTTCATTTGCGGTATTACACTACGAAGGATTCACTAAAATCATCGTAGTATTATTGTTATCACCGGTTGTAGCGTTTATAGTCGGCTTTATCATTTATTCAATTGTTAAAATTGTTTTTAAAAATGCAAATTTAACAAAAACGAATCGTAACTTTAGATTTTTCCAAATATTTACTGCATCATTACAGTCATTCTCGCATGGTACTAACGATGCGCAAAAATCTATGGGTATTATTACGTTAGCGCTTATTGTTGCAAACATTCAAACAGGTTCAAGTGTTGAACCACAATTATGGGTAAAAATTGCCTGTGCGACAGCAATGGGACTAGGTACAGCAGTAGGTGGTTGGAAAATCATCAAAACTGTTGGTGGTAATATTATGAAAATACGACCAGCAAATGGTGCAGCAGCAGACTTATCTTCTGCTTTAACTATATTCGTAGCATCATCACTGCACTTCCCATTATCAACAACACACGTTGTATCATCTTCAATACTAGGGGTTGGTTCATCTAACCGTATTAAAGGTGTTAAATGGAAAACTGCACAACGTATGATTATAACTTGGGTTATAACATTACCTTGTTCAGCAATTTTAGCTGCATTGATTTTCTACGTTGTTAATTTAATTATCTAA
- a CDS encoding cupin domain-containing protein, producing MTPNIERWIEQLNLTPHPEGGYYREIITGNSSDSTRAPYSSIYFLLSHDNISHFHRIDADEIWYHHEGHTLLVHMIEPDGQYKCIRLGKNTDEGDVLQSVVPKGTIFASSIANEEGYALVGCMCQPAFDFKHFEIFTQAELKQLYPHLNKVIARYALAEK from the coding sequence ATGACTCCAAATATTGAGCGCTGGATTGAACAATTGAACTTAACACCACATCCTGAAGGTGGTTATTATAGAGAAATTATTACAGGTAACAGTTCAGACTCAACACGCGCGCCATACTCTAGCATTTATTTCTTGTTGTCGCATGACAATATATCACATTTTCATCGTATAGACGCCGATGAAATATGGTATCATCACGAAGGTCACACGTTATTAGTGCATATGATTGAACCGGATGGTCAATATAAATGTATTAGGTTGGGCAAAAATACAGATGAAGGCGATGTATTACAATCTGTTGTGCCTAAAGGTACGATATTTGCATCTTCAATTGCTAATGAGGAAGGTTACGCTTTAGTAGGATGTATGTGCCAACCTGCATTTGATTTTAAGCACTTCGAAATATTTACCCAAGCCGAATTAAAGCAGCTATACCCACATTTAAATAAAGTTATAGCGCGTTATGCTTTGGCAGAAAAGTAA
- a CDS encoding sensor histidine kinase, whose protein sequence is MGNIKLLWMYLRSRLRWILWIIFLNVIILVIAAIDYDIDVGSVLYIVILNIGLTIVYIIFSFVKETQFIRHIINNKEIEEIKHKNLADTPFQREVVAFLYNNIANQKAILNQQRQQIKTYEQTLTTFVHDIKTPVTSLKLLIDKEQDSERKKSLIYEWSRINSMLDVQLYLTRMQSQNKDLYFEHVSLRKLVIEEIQLTRFISQARGIGFDLLIDDELQIYTDTKLCRMMIRQALSNAIKYSEDSTIILEATIINNHVTLSIKDEGRGISTKDLPRIFERGFTSTSFHNDSASSGIGLYLVNELKKALKVTVNINSELNKGTEVIFTFPEQNDIVKRLSQHADD, encoded by the coding sequence ATGGGTAATATTAAACTATTATGGATGTATTTGAGGTCACGGTTGCGATGGATTTTATGGATTATCTTTTTAAACGTCATTATTCTTGTCATCGCTGCAATTGATTATGATATTGATGTCGGCAGCGTATTATATATAGTTATTTTGAATATTGGTTTAACTATAGTTTATATCATCTTTTCATTTGTTAAAGAAACACAGTTTATACGCCATATTATAAATAATAAAGAAATAGAAGAGATTAAACATAAAAATTTAGCCGATACGCCTTTTCAAAGAGAAGTGGTAGCATTTTTATATAATAATATAGCGAATCAAAAAGCTATCCTGAATCAACAACGACAACAAATTAAGACATACGAACAAACACTAACGACTTTTGTTCATGATATAAAAACGCCTGTAACTTCATTGAAATTATTAATAGATAAAGAACAAGATAGCGAACGTAAGAAGTCATTAATTTATGAGTGGTCACGTATTAACTCAATGTTAGATGTACAACTATATTTAACACGTATGCAATCTCAAAATAAAGATCTATATTTTGAACATGTGTCTTTAAGAAAGTTAGTAATAGAAGAGATTCAATTAACGCGATTTATAAGTCAAGCGAGAGGTATAGGTTTTGATTTATTAATTGATGATGAGCTACAGATTTATACAGATACCAAGTTATGTCGCATGATGATTAGACAGGCACTATCAAATGCTATTAAATATAGTGAAGACAGTACGATCATTCTAGAGGCAACGATAATAAACAATCATGTCACATTAAGTATAAAAGATGAAGGTAGAGGTATTAGTACTAAAGATTTACCGCGTATATTTGAAAGAGGCTTTACATCTACGTCGTTCCATAACGATTCGGCTTCGTCGGGCATCGGTCTATACTTAGTAAATGAATTGAAGAAAGCGTTGAAAGTAACGGTTAATATTAACTCAGAACTCAATAAGGGGACTGAAGTTATCTTCACGTTTCCTGAACAAAACGATATTGTGAAACGACTCTCTCAGCATGCAGATGATTAA
- a CDS encoding DUF402 domain-containing protein, with protein MKVKYIDKRHWRRIVDRDYVEVKVNNNKFKGIIGLVTMKKVREPLEVSVVGQKITVADDNYQWLQILPEKKRYSITVMIDSEGNPLEYYFDINIKNITQKGNARTLDLFLDVLVLPNGEYELVDEEDLQRALEQDQISKQQYHEAYVIAHQLMIKIDKDFPQMQEKIMYCFHKIKHKTPTHKPNKFNKVKPHHKKHPRHKEHKYNEH; from the coding sequence GTGAAAGTAAAATATATCGATAAACGTCACTGGCGTCGAATCGTAGATAGAGATTATGTAGAAGTAAAGGTTAATAATAATAAATTTAAAGGTATTATTGGCTTAGTTACTATGAAAAAGGTACGTGAACCACTTGAAGTTTCGGTAGTCGGTCAAAAAATTACCGTAGCAGATGATAACTACCAGTGGTTACAAATACTTCCGGAAAAAAAGCGTTATAGTATCACCGTTATGATTGATAGCGAAGGGAATCCGCTAGAGTATTATTTTGATATTAATATTAAAAATATTACACAAAAAGGGAATGCAAGAACATTAGACTTATTTTTAGACGTGTTAGTATTGCCGAACGGTGAGTATGAATTAGTTGATGAAGAAGATTTGCAGCGCGCATTAGAACAAGATCAAATTTCAAAGCAGCAATATCATGAAGCATATGTCATTGCGCATCAGTTAATGATTAAAATCGATAAAGATTTTCCACAAATGCAAGAAAAAATTATGTACTGTTTTCACAAAATTAAACACAAAACGCCTACACATAAGCCAAACAAGTTTAATAAAGTGAAACCCCATCATAAAAAGCACCCACGACATAAAGAACATAAATATAATGAGCATTAG
- a CDS encoding response regulator transcription factor, whose amino-acid sequence MKILLVEDDKTLFNELSKELNQWDFEVEGVADFSDVVASFEQVKPKIIIMDIQLPKYDGFHWTRKIRQSSNVPILFLSSRDSPMDQVMGMELGADDYVQKPFNTNVLVAKLQAIYRRVYEFNTEEKRNIDWQGATLDLTKDVISKDNQDIVLSKTEMIILEMLVRKQNQIVTRDTIITALWDDEAFVSDNTLTVNVNRLRKKLKDIGMDNEIETKVGRGYLAHG is encoded by the coding sequence GTGAAAATACTATTAGTAGAAGATGACAAGACGTTATTTAATGAGTTAAGTAAAGAATTAAATCAATGGGATTTTGAAGTGGAAGGTGTAGCAGACTTTTCAGATGTCGTTGCATCTTTTGAACAAGTTAAACCTAAAATTATTATCATGGATATTCAATTACCTAAATATGATGGTTTTCATTGGACGAGAAAAATCCGCCAATCTTCCAACGTTCCAATACTATTTTTATCTTCAAGAGATAGCCCTATGGATCAAGTAATGGGGATGGAACTTGGTGCAGATGATTACGTACAAAAGCCGTTTAACACGAATGTACTTGTTGCCAAATTACAAGCTATTTATCGCAGGGTATATGAATTTAATACTGAAGAAAAAAGAAATATAGACTGGCAAGGTGCTACGTTAGACTTAACAAAAGACGTTATTAGCAAAGACAATCAAGATATTGTGTTATCAAAAACAGAAATGATTATTTTAGAAATGCTTGTACGAAAACAAAATCAAATCGTAACGAGAGATACCATTATAACGGCCTTATGGGATGATGAGGCTTTCGTGAGTGATAATACATTGACAGTGAATGTTAATCGTTTACGTAAGAAGTTAAAAGATATAGGCATGGATAATGAAATTGAAACTAAAGTCGGTAGGGGTTACCTAGCACATGGGTAA
- a CDS encoding LysM peptidoglycan-binding domain-containing protein, with product MKKLAFAVTAASGTAAILANHDAHASTQHTVKSGESLWSIAQKYNTSVDEIKKNNNISNNIVFPGQVIEIGGSGSQDSSSNTSSNTSSEASGGSTHTVQSGETLAVIANKYGVSVDELMSANNLNNYIIQPNQTLQIPGAGSTGGGAGGGDTATSPAPSQSANSANLYDWGQCTWHVFNRRAEAGKPISTYWYNAQDWANAAANDGYTINNSPSVGSILQTYEGPVGHVAYVERVNPDGSIMVSEMNYNTAPGTVGYRTIPASQASSYNYIH from the coding sequence TTGAAAAAGTTAGCATTTGCAGTTACTGCTGCATCAGGGACAGCTGCTATTTTAGCAAATCATGATGCACATGCATCTACACAACATACTGTAAAATCAGGTGAGTCACTTTGGTCAATCGCTCAAAAATATAATACTTCAGTAGACGAAATCAAAAAAAATAATAATATTAGTAACAATATTGTTTTCCCGGGACAAGTCATTGAAATTGGTGGCAGCGGATCACAAGACTCTAGCTCTAACACGTCTTCAAATACTTCTTCTGAAGCATCAGGCGGTTCAACTCACACTGTTCAATCTGGTGAAACTTTAGCAGTAATCGCTAATAAATATGGTGTTTCAGTTGATGAATTAATGTCAGCTAATAACTTAAACAACTACATTATCCAACCAAACCAAACATTACAAATTCCTGGCGCTGGTTCAACTGGTGGCGGTGCAGGTGGCGGAGACACTGCTACAAGTCCAGCACCTAGCCAATCTGCAAACAGTGCAAATTTATATGACTGGGGACAATGTACTTGGCACGTATTTAATCGTCGTGCTGAAGCAGGTAAACCAATCAGTACTTATTGGTACAATGCTCAAGACTGGGCTAACGCCGCTGCTAACGATGGTTACACTATAAATAACAGCCCAAGCGTTGGCTCAATCTTACAAACTTATGAAGGACCTGTAGGTCACGTAGCATATGTTGAACGTGTTAATCCAGATGGTAGTATTATGGTTTCAGAAATGAACTACAACACTGCACCTGGTACAGTTGGATACCGTACTATCCCAGCTTCTCAAGCTTCAAGCTACAACTACATTCACTAA
- a CDS encoding 5-methyltetrahydropteroyltriglutamate--homocysteine S-methyltransferase yields MTVLQRPFRADHVGSLLRPERLKQARTQFQNNEISAEDLQKVEDAEIERIIEKQLEVGLHSITDGEFRRSWWHFDFLENLDGVQGYTPEHGLSFEGVETRSHNVRIIDKVRFNSNHPHFEHFKFLYDKVGDRGIAKVSIPSPNQLFHPNILNEDIYPDIKDFAHDVAQAYHESLQKFYDLGARYIQLDDVYWANLTSGTQKTRGRDRSEEEKERARQLAYAVINEAIQGLPEDLLITTHICRGNYKSTWAISGGYEPIAPYLFKENLGGFFLEYDDDRSGDFEPLRYFPENSAAVLGLFTSKSGELENKETILARIEEAKNYISEDQICLSPQCGFASTEEGNQLTEEEQWNKLAYVVEIANDVFNTSK; encoded by the coding sequence ATGACAGTACTACAACGACCATTTCGCGCCGACCATGTTGGCAGTTTACTAAGACCAGAAAGATTAAAACAAGCGAGAACACAATTTCAAAACAATGAAATTTCAGCTGAAGATTTGCAAAAAGTAGAAGATGCAGAGATTGAACGCATCATAGAAAAACAACTAGAAGTCGGTTTACATAGTATTACAGATGGTGAATTTAGAAGAAGTTGGTGGCATTTCGATTTCTTAGAAAATTTAGACGGCGTTCAGGGTTATACTCCCGAACACGGATTGTCATTCGAAGGCGTGGAAACACGTAGTCACAATGTACGTATCATAGACAAAGTAAGATTCAATTCAAACCATCCGCATTTTGAACATTTCAAATTTTTATATGACAAAGTTGGAGATCGTGGCATAGCAAAAGTTTCTATCCCAAGTCCTAACCAATTGTTCCACCCAAACATTTTAAATGAAGATATTTACCCAGATATTAAAGACTTTGCACATGATGTGGCTCAAGCTTATCATGAATCATTGCAAAAATTTTACGATTTAGGTGCACGCTATATCCAATTAGACGACGTCTATTGGGCTAATTTAACTTCTGGTACTCAAAAAACACGAGGCCGTGACCGTTCTGAAGAAGAAAAAGAACGTGCACGTCAATTAGCGTACGCAGTTATCAACGAAGCGATTCAAGGTTTACCAGAAGATTTATTAATTACAACGCATATTTGCCGCGGTAACTACAAATCTACTTGGGCCATTTCTGGAGGATATGAACCTATAGCACCGTATTTGTTTAAAGAAAATTTAGGTGGCTTTTTCCTTGAATATGACGATGACCGTTCAGGTGATTTTGAACCGTTACGTTATTTCCCAGAAAATAGTGCAGCCGTTTTAGGACTCTTTACTTCTAAAAGTGGCGAGTTAGAAAACAAAGAAACGATTTTAGCACGTATTGAAGAAGCTAAAAATTATATTAGCGAAGATCAAATATGTTTAAGCCCACAATGTGGATTCGCTTCTACTGAAGAAGGGAATCAATTAACTGAAGAAGAGCAATGGAATAAATTAGCTTATGTCGTAGAAATTGCTAACGACGTCTTCAACACTTCGAAATAG
- a CDS encoding GNAT family N-acetyltransferase produces the protein MVHQIREIGINDVQDFIKLLKSIYDESDFMIYNPGEYAPSITDALSKLEHFITSPTNAIYVAEYNSELVGFATVTTKDYARTKHEAKFSMGVVKFYREKGLGQSLINSVEAWCLNHNIRRIEVTVVTENVAAVDIFKAAGYQIEGELRDKLFIDNKYYNEYVMSKLLL, from the coding sequence ATGGTCCATCAAATACGAGAAATTGGTATCAATGACGTCCAGGACTTTATTAAATTATTAAAGTCTATCTATGATGAGTCTGATTTTATGATATATAATCCAGGTGAATATGCACCATCAATCACTGATGCTTTAAGTAAATTAGAACATTTTATCACTTCTCCTACAAATGCTATCTATGTAGCAGAATATAACAGTGAGCTTGTAGGTTTTGCTACAGTTACAACTAAAGACTATGCACGTACAAAACATGAAGCAAAATTTTCTATGGGTGTCGTTAAATTTTATAGAGAAAAAGGCCTTGGCCAATCACTTATAAATTCAGTGGAGGCTTGGTGTTTAAACCATAACATCAGACGTATTGAAGTTACTGTCGTCACTGAAAATGTCGCCGCAGTTGATATATTCAAAGCTGCTGGATACCAGATTGAAGGCGAACTAAGAGACAAACTTTTCATCGATAATAAATATTATAATGAATATGTAATGTCAAAACTATTACTTTAA
- a CDS encoding 3-beta hydroxysteroid dehydrogenase, translated as MKPKVLLAGATGYIGKNLIASIKSEAQLYTLSKYPKEEEVQEVIWLKKDIYNYRDVVDAMEGMDIAIYYLDPTKHSAKLTDATAKDLNLIAADNFGRAAAINKVTKIIYIGGSRFDRETVERLSAYGVTVEETENRVARPHVSAELQVSKYDDVRTAMNMQLPVNWSLEHMVKAYMSWLNETKGTIIHSYNEGDNFFIYLKRKDRPLLILHKVQTAEDIITMHLVGGSLTKPNIKKQGKLEFRLLKGSSKVMVHLHDYIPKVIWPIYYVSQAPFQKMMLRGFDVNCRIKNFQERLRSGESMKYTK; from the coding sequence ATGAAGCCTAAAGTGCTACTTGCAGGAGCTACAGGATATATAGGGAAAAATTTAATAGCTTCAATTAAATCAGAAGCGCAATTATATACACTGTCTAAATATCCAAAAGAGGAAGAAGTGCAAGAAGTCATTTGGTTAAAAAAAGATATATATAATTATCGAGATGTCGTTGATGCAATGGAAGGAATGGATATTGCCATTTATTATTTAGACCCAACTAAGCATTCGGCAAAGTTAACCGACGCTACTGCAAAAGATTTAAACCTTATCGCTGCAGATAATTTTGGTCGTGCCGCAGCGATTAATAAAGTAACAAAAATTATTTATATTGGTGGCAGTCGTTTTGATCGCGAAACTGTTGAAAGATTATCAGCGTATGGTGTTACAGTAGAAGAAACGGAAAATAGAGTCGCACGACCCCATGTTTCTGCTGAATTGCAAGTGTCAAAATATGATGATGTTCGCACAGCAATGAATATGCAATTACCCGTTAATTGGTCACTAGAACATATGGTGAAAGCGTATATGTCATGGTTAAATGAAACAAAGGGAACGATAATTCATAGTTACAATGAAGGCGATAACTTTTTTATTTATTTAAAACGTAAAGATAGACCCTTATTAATATTACACAAAGTGCAGACTGCGGAAGATATAATTACAATGCATTTAGTCGGTGGCAGTTTAACTAAACCTAATATCAAAAAACAAGGTAAGTTAGAATTTAGATTATTAAAAGGCTCTTCTAAAGTAATGGTTCATTTGCATGACTATATCCCTAAAGTTATATGGCCAATTTATTACGTTTCGCAAGCGCCATTTCAAAAAATGATGTTACGGGGCTTTGATGTTAATTGCCGTATTAAAAACTTTCAAGAAAGACTCCGTTCGGGCGAAAGCATGAAATACACTAAATAA
- a CDS encoding YebC/PmpR family DNA-binding transcriptional regulator, protein MGRKWNNIKEKKAQKDKNTSRIYAKFGKEIYVAAKSGEPDPESNQTLRLTLERAKTYSVPNHIIEKAIEKAKGAGEENYDHLRYEGFGPSGSMIIVDALTNNVNRTASDVRAAFGKNGGNMGVSGSVAYMFDHTAVFGFEGYSADDILEQLMEQEIDVRDVVEEEGLTIVYAEPEQFAQVQDALKAYGVEEFKVAEFEMLPQSDVELSAEDQEVFEKLIDALEDLEDVQNVFHNVELN, encoded by the coding sequence ATGGGTCGTAAATGGAATAATATCAAAGAGAAAAAAGCCCAAAAAGATAAAAATACGAGTCGTATTTATGCGAAATTTGGTAAAGAAATTTATGTTGCTGCAAAATCAGGAGAGCCTGATCCAGAATCAAATCAAACTTTACGTTTAACTTTAGAAAGAGCAAAAACGTATTCTGTGCCAAACCATATCATTGAAAAAGCAATCGAAAAGGCTAAAGGTGCAGGAGAAGAAAACTACGATCACTTAAGATATGAAGGTTTTGGACCAAGTGGTTCAATGATCATTGTTGATGCTTTAACAAACAACGTAAATAGAACAGCCTCAGACGTAAGAGCCGCTTTTGGTAAGAATGGCGGTAATATGGGTGTATCTGGTTCTGTAGCATATATGTTTGACCATACAGCAGTATTTGGTTTTGAAGGTTATTCAGCAGATGATATCTTAGAACAATTAATGGAACAAGAAATCGATGTGCGAGACGTTGTTGAAGAAGAAGGTTTAACAATCGTCTATGCTGAACCAGAGCAATTTGCACAAGTGCAAGATGCATTGAAAGCATATGGTGTTGAAGAATTTAAAGTAGCGGAATTCGAAATGTTACCACAAAGCGACGTCGAATTATCTGCTGAAGATCAAGAAGTATTCGAAAAACTTATTGATGCTTTAGAAGATTTAGAAGATGTACAAAATGTCTTCCATAACGTGGAGTTAAATTAA